GACCGGGATACACCGTACGTGCCCTCGTTGTTGCTGTACGACGACACGCTGTATTTCATCAAGCATTTCAAGAACATCTTGTCGGTGCTCGATGCCGACAGCGGCAAGCCGCGGCGGCCGCCCGAGCGGCTGGAGGCGCTGGGGTCGATCTGGGCTTCGCCGGTCGGCGCGGCTGGGCGCGTCTACGTGTTCGATCGCGACGGCACCGCTGTCGTGTTCGAACAAGGCGCCGAGATGAAGGTGCTGGCCGTCAACAAACTGGACGGCGTCATCGACGCCACGCCGGCGATCGTCGAAGATACGATCTACGTCCGTACGCGTAGTCACCTGTACGGGCTAGGGCGGATAGCGGAGTAGCGCACACCTGTTTGTTGAATCTGTTGGTCTTTGCGATCGACCTCCCGCCGGATTGTTACGGCGCCGGCACTTCCGCACTGACGCGGATCGCCCCGCTGAGCGTTCCCGGCGACGCGCCGGCGGCCGGCATCAACTCGAGGAAGTACTTGCGACCACGGAACTCCGGCGTCTGGACGTTGTCGCCATAGAAGTACTCGGCGTCGACCTCGAACTGCATCGTGTAGCTGCCCGACGGGTCGTCGAGTGCCGTGGTCACGCCCCAACCGCGGTCATCGACGATACGCGCCCGGTAGGCCGGTACGGTGTCGACCTCGACGGTCATCATGAAGCCCTCGGGTAGGAAGTTGGGACAGGTCGTGTCCTGGCCGCAGGGGTAGAGCGGGAACACGACCGGCTTCGTCAGGTCGGTGTTCTGTACGAAGATGTCCAGCTCGACCAGGTCGGCGAAGGCGGTCAACTGAAACTTCTCGCCGGCGTCGCAGTACAGGCCCGTCCCGTTGCCGTCGTTGTCGATCTGGCGCGGGTTGTAGTACAGCGGACAGTTGTCGCTGCCGTCCTCGAAGTCGTCGCCGTCGTCGTCGCTGTCGCAGACGTCGCCCTGGCCGTCGCCGTCCAGGTTCTCCTGGCCGGGGTTGGGGTCGAACTGGCAGTTGTCGCACTGGAAGCCGACGCCGTCGCTGTCGGGATCGTACTGGCTGGCGTTGGCGTCCAGCGGGCAGTTGTCGACGTTGTTGTCCAGGCCGTCGTTGTCGGCATCGTTGTCGCAGACATCGCCCTGCGAATCACCGTCGCGGTCACGCTGGTCCTCGTTGGGCGTTAGCGGGCAGTTGTCGTTCAGGTCGAGCACGCCGTCGCCGTCGTCGTCGTCGCAGAGATCGCCGAAGCCGTCGGCGTCGGTGTCGGCCTGGTTGGGATTGGCCGTACGCGGGCAGTTGTCCTCCGTGTCGAAGAACAGGTCGCCGTCGACGTCCGGATCGCAGTCGTCGCCGGTCAGGTCGCCGTCCAGATCGCGCTGGCCGATGTTGCGGGCCAGCGGGCAGTTGTCGCGATCGTTGGGGATGCCGTCGAAGTCGGCGTCGCCGCCCGGGGAATCCACGACGCCGTTGCAGTCGAGATCCGGATCGCCGTAGCCCACCGACGCCCAGGCGTTGATCACGTCGCAGACGTCCAGCGACGTGAAGTCGTGATGGCCGCCCGACACGTACGTCTGCGCGTGTTCGACGGTCATGTCGCGGGCGTGCTGGAAGTTGGACGAGCTGGTCAGCTTGGTCGTGAAGACCATGTACTGCAGTCGCTCGGCCTTGGCCTGTTCCAGACCGGCGATCGTCAAGCCGTTGTGCTGGCCGCCATCGGTGATCAGGAAACCGACCTTGTTCGGGATACCACTGTTGGTGTGCACCGCCCCCCAGTCGTTGCCACCGGTTCCGCCCGCCGGGACAGCGACGGCGGGTCGCAGACCGGTCCCGTCGCCACTACGTGCCGGATCACGGTGATCGGGGTCGCCGCGCATCGGAGGATTGGACATGTCGCGGATCGGATTGCGTGTTCCGTCTTCCCGCGCCTCGCCGATCGTCCAGTTGCCGTCGACCATCGCTGCGAAGTAATCGGCATAGCTCTCGTCCAGGGCTCCCGACTGATTGGCGTAGATCAGCTGGTTGCTGAAGCGATCGACGCCGTGGGTGAACTCGTGGGCGATGATGTCCGGGACGGCCCAGCCGTCACCGAAGCGCATGTGATTGCAGTTGCGGTTGAACGACGCGTTGTTCCAGTCGGCGTTCCCCGTTCGCGACGCGACATCGACCAGCGTCTCGAGTAGGACGCCGGAGCCATCCATGCTCTCGCGACTAAATACGTCGTAAAAGTAGTGGTAGGTGCCGTGGTATCCATTCCAGGCATCGATACCGTCAGCAAACGTGTCCGACCCGGCCGGCAGGTTGGCGTACTCCGTCGTGAATCCCAGCGTGGTGAACCACAGATCCCGGTTCGGCGAGTCGTCCCAGCAGTTGCCTTCTCGCGTCAGGTTGACCGAATAGACCCGGATCTCTTCCCCCGGTCGATCGCCAACCGTCTCGTCGGTGACGGTGTTCGATTCGATCGATCCATCCTCGGCATCGATGTGGATCAGCCAGTCGTTCCAGACTCCGCTGCCGGCATCCTGAACCTGTGCGGCCACACGCCAGACGGGACGATGAGGGTCGGTCTGCTCGATCCATGGGTTCGGGTTGTGCCACTGCAGGTACGGCTCGCCCAGAATCCTCACTCCCGTCTCGCCGAATTCGGCGTCGGCGATCAGCCGTGCGATCTGCTCGGTCACCACGATGTCGGTGTTCTGCTCGAAGCCGTGGTCGCGATGCCAGTTGGACGCGCTGACCACCCGATACGGGACGAACGGCGGGGTGCCCGGCGCGATGCGAACCGAGACGCGGTCCGAGCGGTAGCGGATGCCGTCCTTGCGCAGTCCGAAGGTGACGCTGGTGATGCCGACGTCGTCGGTGACGATGCGATCGAGCCAGGTCTGGGCCCAGACGTCGTCGAGGGCGAACAGCGCCTTGTAGCTGTCGAGAAACGCGAGTGCCGCGGAGACCGGATCGAAGCGGACCACCGAAACGTCGGCGGTCAGCGACAGCATCACGCCGTTCTCGGATTCGATCGTCGGTGGCGTGGCCGAGGCCGCCTGCAACTGGAACCAGGCATCGTTGAACGGGCTTTCCCAGTCGATACAGAGCTGCGGCGGGACATCTTCACGCGCCGCGTAACCGACGAAGTCGTCCTCGCCGTACGGATACAACTCGATCCCGAACGTGGGCTGCGTGCCGCCGATCCAATCTCTGACGAGATTGGTCACGTTCCAGGTGCGCCAGTCGGGGTTGCCGGTGTGCAGCACGATCCCGTAGTTGGCGGTGGTGAATGGCCGGTTGTTGAAGGTGATCGTATCCTCGCTCCAGGGTTCTCCGACCCGTCGCACCTGGATCTCCGAGTCGTCGGTCGCGTAGAGCTCGCCCATGCGCAGCGTCGCCGAGTTGATGACCGCACGCGGCGGCAGGGCATCCCGCACCGGGAACTGGACGTAGCTGATCTTCGTCGGCGATCCGTCCAGCTCGAGGGCATCCTCGTTGCCGAAGTTGTCGTTGGGGTAGAAGGCGCTGACGTAGGCGTCGGCGGTGGCGTCGAAGCAGTTGGAGCGGCTGACGACGTTGTAGAACACCAGGTCGCCGGTGCCGACCTGGAAGTCGTTCCACTGTTGGCCGTAGGTCAGCGACTGCAGGGAGGAGATCGCGCCGAGTGTGTTCGGATCAGCGGAGCGCCGCACCTCGTACTGCGGGCTGCCGCCGGTCCAGGTCAGGTTGGCGCCGCTGCCACCTAAGATGCTGCCGGTGGCGGTCATCTCGAGTTCGATTCCGTCGTCTGCGGAAAAAGCGACGGGGGTCAGCAGCAGAATCAGGATCAGGGCGCGGATCGTCATGACGGTCTCCTCAGGGGTAGTCCTGAGGTACAGACCGCTTACTCCTGCAAAGTAACAATCCGGTAGACCGTGGCCGATTTTCGGGGAACAGAAAAATAGATCTGTCCCCTTTTGGTGGAGGCGGCGGGAATCGAACCCGCGTCCGAGAAGGAAAGTACGAAAGCTTCTACACGTTTAGATAACTCGTTTAATCTCACGCGTCCGTCGCCGAGTTTCAGGCTACATGGCGCCAGCCTGTAATTTTCGCCCGGTGACCACAGGCATCGTCACCGGACTATCCCGAATTAATAGCGCCTATCCAAATCGCCTCGGGCGGGCCACCTGGTAGACGTCACAGTCAATTAAGCTGCGAGTGCGTAGTTGTTGTTGTCAACTAAAGTGTTCCGCTTGTTTAACGAGTTAACGGAACTCGACGTGCTACTCCCGCCAATACACTCCCCGTCGAATCCAGTTCGCCCCCTTTCCGGGTCTTGAACCATCTTTAAGATCGCTGAGCCGCCTGTCAAGGCGGCGGCCACCGCGACGGATCGGGCACGAAGAAAGGCCCCGTCGCAGAACCGCGACGGGACCTTCTAACAGACGAAAACGATGACGACAGAGAGATTTCTAGAGGTCGACACCGAGCTTCTCGATCGTCTTGATCGTCAGCCCACCCGTCGGGATCGAGTTTGCTCTCTGGAACGAGCGGACGGCCGCGTTGGTGCGTGTACCGTAGACTCCATCGATCGGCCCGGGATTGTGACCGGCTCGCTGCAAAGCTCGCTGGATGTCGGTGACCGTCGTGCGGGTCATGTTCGTCTCGCACAGAACCTCGCGCCATGCGATCTCACCGTCGGTTAACTTCTCGGTCCTCGGCACGGTCTTGTACTCAGCGGGGATTTCGATTCGCCTCTCTTGCGGCGGCGAGACCTGCTTGTCGACCTTGACGGTCGTGTACTCGGCCGGGATCGCGATCGTCCTGACGGTCGGAGCTTTGGTCATCACGCGGCGCTTTACGGTCTTGTACTCGGCGGGAATGTCCACCTGACGGGTCGTCGCCGGTTTCACGAGCGTCTTTTTCTTCACCGTCTCGTACTGCGCAGGCACTTCAACCAGGCACATGATCTCGCCGGTTGCGTTGTCCACCTTCTCGACCGGTCCGCGACCCTCCTTCCAGGTCGTGTGAGCCTGCTTGACGAGGATCTTTTCCTCGACCCATTTGTACTCAGCGGCGACAGCTTCCATGCGGCTGCTGGCCTCCTTGACGAGGACCTTCTCCTCGACCCATTTGTACTCGGCGGGTACGATTTCGGCTCGTTCGGACGCGGCTTTCGTCTCGACGGTTTCCTCGACTATCTGGTGCTTCGCCGGGATCACCTCGATCCGCTCGGAGGCCTCGCGCTCGAGAACTCTCTCGGTTTTGGTGCTATAGGTCGGCGGGAGGAAAACCCGCGCGTAGCACTCACCGGCCTTTGCGTTGGGTGGTAGTAGCTCGGTACCCGCAACACTGGCCGCCGCCGAGGAAGGCGTTGAGCCGGACTGCTCCGCCGCGCGGGCACGCGCCTCGGCATCGTTGGCCATGCGCTTCGCCTCTTCGGCCGCCACGAGCTTGGCCTGAATCTGAGCGTCCTTCTCGTCGAGGTCGGCTTCCATCTTGCCCATCGAGGACTGCAGATCCTTGATTTCAACCTCTCGCATCTCAAGTTGCTGCTGAAGGTCCGCCGTCGA
This region of Acidobacteriota bacterium genomic DNA includes:
- a CDS encoding thrombospondin type 3 repeat-containing protein, with the translated sequence MTIRALILILLLTPVAFSADDGIELEMTATGSILGGSGANLTWTGGSPQYEVRRSADPNTLGAISSLQSLTYGQQWNDFQVGTGDLVFYNVVSRSNCFDATADAYVSAFYPNDNFGNEDALELDGSPTKISYVQFPVRDALPPRAVINSATLRMGELYATDDSEIQVRRVGEPWSEDTITFNNRPFTTANYGIVLHTGNPDWRTWNVTNLVRDWIGGTQPTFGIELYPYGEDDFVGYAAREDVPPQLCIDWESPFNDAWFQLQAASATPPTIESENGVMLSLTADVSVVRFDPVSAALAFLDSYKALFALDDVWAQTWLDRIVTDDVGITSVTFGLRKDGIRYRSDRVSVRIAPGTPPFVPYRVVSASNWHRDHGFEQNTDIVVTEQIARLIADAEFGETGVRILGEPYLQWHNPNPWIEQTDPHRPVWRVAAQVQDAGSGVWNDWLIHIDAEDGSIESNTVTDETVGDRPGEEIRVYSVNLTREGNCWDDSPNRDLWFTTLGFTTEYANLPAGSDTFADGIDAWNGYHGTYHYFYDVFSRESMDGSGVLLETLVDVASRTGNADWNNASFNRNCNHMRFGDGWAVPDIIAHEFTHGVDRFSNQLIYANQSGALDESYADYFAAMVDGNWTIGEAREDGTRNPIRDMSNPPMRGDPDHRDPARSGDGTGLRPAVAVPAGGTGGNDWGAVHTNSGIPNKVGFLITDGGQHNGLTIAGLEQAKAERLQYMVFTTKLTSSSNFQHARDMTVEHAQTYVSGGHHDFTSLDVCDVINAWASVGYGDPDLDCNGVVDSPGGDADFDGIPNDRDNCPLARNIGQRDLDGDLTGDDCDPDVDGDLFFDTEDNCPRTANPNQADTDADGFGDLCDDDDGDGVLDLNDNCPLTPNEDQRDRDGDSQGDVCDNDADNDGLDNNVDNCPLDANASQYDPDSDGVGFQCDNCQFDPNPGQENLDGDGQGDVCDSDDDGDDFEDGSDNCPLYYNPRQIDNDGNGTGLYCDAGEKFQLTAFADLVELDIFVQNTDLTKPVVFPLYPCGQDTTCPNFLPEGFMMTVEVDTVPAYRARIVDDRGWGVTTALDDPSGSYTMQFEVDAEYFYGDNVQTPEFRGRKYFLELMPAAGASPGTLSGAIRVSAEVPAP
- a CDS encoding peptidoglycan-binding protein — translated: MKNGKLLIAAIAISVLVASGCSTRKDVSSTADLQQQLEMREVEIKDLQSSMGKMEADLDEKDAQIQAKLVAAEEAKRMANDAEARARAAEQSGSTPSSAAASVAGTELLPPNAKAGECYARVFLPPTYSTKTERVLEREASERIEVIPAKHQIVEETVETKAASERAEIVPAEYKWVEEKVLVKEASSRMEAVAAEYKWVEEKILVKQAHTTWKEGRGPVEKVDNATGEIMCLVEVPAQYETVKKKTLVKPATTRQVDIPAEYKTVKRRVMTKAPTVRTIAIPAEYTTVKVDKQVSPPQERRIEIPAEYKTVPRTEKLTDGEIAWREVLCETNMTRTTVTDIQRALQRAGHNPGPIDGVYGTRTNAAVRSFQRANSIPTGGLTIKTIEKLGVDL